The segment ATTTCACTCTTGTTCAGCACTTCAGACAGGTTAAGCATAATCAACAGACGGTCATCCCCAATTTTGGCTACCCCATCCAGATACTTCGCCTTGATGCCCCCTACAACATCCGGCGGTACATCGATAATGTCACGGTTCAAGTCGATGACATCATTGGCTGAATCGACAATGAAGCCTACTTCCATCTCATTCACATTGACGATAATGATCCGGGTCTGGTCGGTGTGCTCCGCTTCTTCGATACCGAATCGTCCGCGCAGATCGATAACCGGAATCACAACACCGCGCAGATTGATCACACCTTTGATAAAGGAATAGGTCTTCGGTACGCGGGTAATCGGCATCATACGTTCAATCGTCTGGACCTTCTCTACTTCAATGCCGTATTCTTCAGTGCCAAGCTTGAATACAATTACTTTGATATCTTCAGCCATGGAATGACCCTCCCTGTTCTAACCTGATTATTTGATAAAAGCATTCGGATCGATAATAAGCGCTACCTGTCCGTCTCCAAGAATCGTGGCTCCGGAAATTCCCTGCACCTCTGGGAGATACTTGCCGAGATTCTTGATTACAATTTCGTTCTGGCCAATGAAGTCCTGCACAGCCAAAGCAACCAGCCGTTCTCCCTTGCGGACAACCACGATCTCCGTCTCCTCTTCCGTGCTTTCATCATAGTCCGGAATGGAGAAGATCTTGCTCAGGGAGACCAGCGGAATATGGCTGCCCCGGAACTCCAGCATCCGGTTGCCGTGAATGGTGCGGATCTGGGATTGCTTCACAATTCCAGTCTCCACGATGGAAGAGAGCGGAATGGCATATTTCTCTGAGCCAAGCCGAACCAGCATCGCTGCAATGATCGACAGGGTCAGCGGAAGCTGAACGGAGAAATTCGTGCCTTTGCCCGGTGTGGAATAAATGGTGACGTTACCGCCCAGGGAAGAGATTTTGGATTTGACCACATCGAGACCCACGCCCCGGCCCGATACGTCAGAGATGACCTCAGCTGTACTGAATCCAGGCGCGAAGAGCAGCTGGTACGCTTCGTCATCTGTCATCGTGCTTGCCTGCTCTTGGGTAATCACACCCTTTTTGACAGCAGAGGCTAAGACGTTCTTCGGATAGATGCCCTTGCCATCCTCTTCAATCTCGATGAACACATGATTACCGCTGTGGAAGGCCCGGAGCTGGACGGTCCCGGTCTCCGGCTTCCCGGCCGCAATCCGGTCTGCAATGGATTCAATCCCGTGGTCAACCGCATTGCGCAGCAGATGCACCAGCGGATCGCCAATCTCATCAATCACCGTACGGTCAAGCTCTGTATCTGCTCCAGTGATGATTAAATCCACCTTCTTGTCCAGCGATTTCGCCAGATCGCGGATCATCCGCGGGAACCGGTTAAATACGGTGTCTACCGGAACCATGCGGAGCTTCATTACGATATTCTGCAAATCTCCGCTCACCCGGCCCATATGCTCGACCGTTTCAGTAAGATCGCCGTTCTGCACCTCGGAGGCCAGCTGCTCCAGCCGGACACGGTCAATCAGCAGCTCGCTGAACAGATTCATCAGCACGTCCAGCCGCTCAATATCCACACGGATGGTCCGGGAAGGCGACGGCGCTCCTCCTGCCCGGGCCGGGGCTGCTTTGCCGTTCTCTTCCTTGGGATGCAGAGAAGCCGCAGGGGAAGCATTACCGGCAGCAACGGGAGCGGCTTCCTGCACCGGAGCCGGAGCGGGCGCTTCAGCTGTAGCTGCCGCAGTGTCTTGTCCCATTTGGCGAAGTGACTCCTGATCAAGCGCCACAGCGGTAACCGCTTCGATCTCTGACAGATTCAGAATCATCTTCTGAATCTCACTTGCATCCTTTTGGGTTATGTAGTAGAGGGAGAATCCGTAATCGAATTTCTCCTGCTCTATGTCCTGAACCGAAGGGAAGGATTTCACGACTTCTCCTGAACGCTCCAGAAGGTCGAAGACCATGTAGGCACGTACGGCTTTGAGCTGACAGTCCTTACGGATCGCCACATCCACATACAGCACCTGATGGCCTTCCTGAAGGGATTGCTCCAGCACGGAGTACTGGAATTCATCCAGGAACACCTGGGCCGCGCTGGCATTGCCGGACGCAGCGGCAGTGACTTCAGCAGAAGCATTGCCGGCAGAAGGGACCTCTCCGCGTACGATGGCTTGCAGGGAAGAGACAATCGCTGTTACATCGGCCTTGCCCGCTCCCCCGCCGGTGATATCCTCCACCATGGATTCCAGCGCATCAATACTTTGGAACAGGGTATCAAAAATGAAGTCCTGCATCCGCAGTTTGTTATTGCGCACCAGATCGAGCACGTTCTCCATTTGGTGCGTAAGCGAAGCCAAATCTTCAAACCCCATTGTAGCCGCCATACCTTTCAAGGTATGGGCGGAGCGGAAAATCACCTGAACAATACTCAGATCCTCCGGATTCGCTTCCAGCCCCATCATGCTCTCGTTCAAAGACTGCAGATGATCATTTGACTCATCAATAAACATGGATAAGTATTGGTTCATGTCCATGAGCGGGTACCTCCCCTTCGAGTTCGCTATTCCATTATTTAACGGCTTGTACCAGCCTTGGAGCAATTTCTTGCAAAGGCAGGATGTGTCTTACACACTTCAACTCTACTGCAGACCTCGGCATTCCGTATACCACACAGGTTTCTTCACTCTCTGCAAAGGTTGATGTCACCCCCGAATCATAGAGTGCTTTCAT is part of the Paenibacillus sp. FSL M7-0420 genome and harbors:
- a CDS encoding chemotaxis protein CheA, whose amino-acid sequence is MDMNQYLSMFIDESNDHLQSLNESMMGLEANPEDLSIVQVIFRSAHTLKGMAATMGFEDLASLTHQMENVLDLVRNNKLRMQDFIFDTLFQSIDALESMVEDITGGGAGKADVTAIVSSLQAIVRGEVPSAGNASAEVTAAASGNASAAQVFLDEFQYSVLEQSLQEGHQVLYVDVAIRKDCQLKAVRAYMVFDLLERSGEVVKSFPSVQDIEQEKFDYGFSLYYITQKDASEIQKMILNLSEIEAVTAVALDQESLRQMGQDTAAATAEAPAPAPVQEAAPVAAGNASPAASLHPKEENGKAAPARAGGAPSPSRTIRVDIERLDVLMNLFSELLIDRVRLEQLASEVQNGDLTETVEHMGRVSGDLQNIVMKLRMVPVDTVFNRFPRMIRDLAKSLDKKVDLIITGADTELDRTVIDEIGDPLVHLLRNAVDHGIESIADRIAAGKPETGTVQLRAFHSGNHVFIEIEEDGKGIYPKNVLASAVKKGVITQEQASTMTDDEAYQLLFAPGFSTAEVISDVSGRGVGLDVVKSKISSLGGNVTIYSTPGKGTNFSVQLPLTLSIIAAMLVRLGSEKYAIPLSSIVETGIVKQSQIRTIHGNRMLEFRGSHIPLVSLSKIFSIPDYDESTEEETEIVVVRKGERLVALAVQDFIGQNEIVIKNLGKYLPEVQGISGATILGDGQVALIIDPNAFIK
- a CDS encoding chemotaxis protein CheW, which gives rise to MAEDIKVIVFKLGTEEYGIEVEKVQTIERMMPITRVPKTYSFIKGVINLRGVVIPVIDLRGRFGIEEAEHTDQTRIIIVNVNEMEVGFIVDSANDVIDLNRDIIDVPPDVVGGIKAKYLDGVAKIGDDRLLIMLNLSEVLNKSEIVQLESLEG